A genomic region of Torulaspora delbrueckii CBS 1146 chromosome 7, complete genome contains the following coding sequences:
- the GON7 gene encoding chromatin DNA-binding EKC/KEOPS complex subunit GON7 (similar to Saccharomyces cerevisiae GON7 (YJL184W); ancestral locus Anc_1.154) produces MLHPTATYSLPDIEPTRFVVNPAEARFQTTDGKTTGASPHVLNAGQVDRDKPSEPRRTATGEMTPLGQLRANLTGLQDDINEFLTHRMELAKGKKD; encoded by the coding sequence ATGCTACATCCGACTGCTACGTACTCTTTGCCAGATATTGAACCTACAAGGTTTGTAGTCAACCCAGCAGAAGCTCGTTTCCAGACTACAGATGGAAAAACTACTGGTGCGAGCCCGCACGTCCTAAATGCCGGCCAAGTGGACAGAGATAAACCTTCGGAGCCAAGGAGAACTGCAACGGGTGAGATGACCCCATTGGGGCAGCTCAGAGCGAATCTTACGGGACTGCAAGACGATATCAATGAGTTTTTGACACATAGGATGGAATTGGCCAAGGGAAAAAAGGACTAA
- the PFD1 gene encoding prefolding complex chaperone subunit (similar to Saccharomyces cerevisiae PFD1 (YJL179W); ancestral locus Anc_1.159), with amino-acid sequence MSNLPIIQELTTNLRSSKAQLQSVEQQLALLERQEKLAKVVTEELKSYGTDKVWRSCGKAFVLQDKSKYVDDLKHDETVVKEQTKTLEIRKNYLETTVEKIVDNLRLAAGNQK; translated from the coding sequence ATGTCCAACCTACCAATAATTCAAGAGCTTACGACTAACCTGAGGTCTTCTAAAGCACAATTACAATCAGTTGAACAGCAATTAGCTCTTTTAGAGAGACAAGAGAAACTAGCCAAAGTGGTTACAGAAGAGTTGAAATCATATGGAACCGATAAAGTATGGAGGTCTTGTGGGAAAGCTTTTGTCTTACAAGACAAATCTAAATACGTTGATGACTTGAAGCATGACGAAACTGTCGTTAAGGAGCAAACCAAGACATTGGAGATAAGAAAGAATTACTTGGAGACgactgttgaaaagatagTAGATAACCTACGATTAGCAGCAGGCAATCAAAAGTGA
- the FEN2 gene encoding Fen2p (similar to Saccharomyces cerevisiae FEN2 (YCR028C); ancestral locus Anc_1.155) has translation MGEHCDDEQVVVKKLVNKRYLLFKIDLFVLSFVCLQYWINYVDRVGFVNAYISGMKEDLQFKNNDINVANTCFTVGYILGMIPNNLILLVAPPRVWLSFCTFAWGLLTLGMFKVTSFEQCCAIRFFQALFESCTFSGTHLILGSWYKESELPIRSAIFTSSGLIGSMFSGFMQVAIHDSLNGVRGLEGWRWLFIIDFSITMPIALYGFLFFPGVPEHSSGKSRFSMTKYFFSEQELQYARRRLPARDESTRLDWSVVPRVLKRWHWWFFSFVWVLGGENLSLASNSTFALWLKDQQYSLSHRNNFPSGIFAVGVVSTMLSAVYLYKVARSRHWHVATFIAVIMCIVAIMIRANPIKPSVMFTAQYLGGVAYAGQAVFFAWANIVCHDDLQERAIVLASMNMFSGAVNAWWSILFFAATTVPHFEKGSYALLATSISSGLVSVWIRKLQNRDSSRKQKLSYIDANDMLDEDDDDDDDDDEYDDQIAQNHS, from the coding sequence ATGGGAGAGCACtgtgatgatgagcaaGTTGTGGTGAAAAAACTGGTGAACAAACGGTATCTGTTGTTCAAGATCGACCTGTTTGTGCTGTCGTTTGTATGTTTGCAATATTGGATCAATTACGTGGACCGTGTGGGGTTCGTGAACGCGTATATCTCAGGTATGAAGGAGGACCTGcaattcaagaataatGATATTAATGTGGCAAATACTTGTTTCACTGTGGGCTATATTCTCGGCATGATTCCAAACAATTTAATTCTGTTGGTCGCACCTCCTCGGGTTTGGCTCAGCTTCTGTACTTTTGCTTGGGGCTTACTCACTCTTGGAATGTTTAAAGTAACGTCTTTTGAACAATGCTGTGCGATTAGATTCTTTCAGGCGCTTTTCGAAAGTTGTACATTCTCGGGGACCCATTTGATCCTAGGATCTTGGTATAAGGAAAGTGAATTGCCCATAAGGAGTGCCATATTTACTAGTTCTGGGCTGATTGGTTCCATGTTTAGCGGATTTATGCAAGTGGCTATTCATGACAGTTTGAACGGGGTTCGAGGGCTTGAAGGTTGGAGGTGGCTTTTCATtatagatttttcaatcacTATGCCAATCGCTCTATATGGGTTTTTGTTCTTCCCCGGTGTGCCAGAGCATAGCAGCGGCAAGAGCCGGTTTTCCATGACCAAGTATTTCTTTAGCGAGCAAGAATTGCAATACGCTAGAAGAAGGCTACCAGCTAGAGACGAGAGCACCAGGCTAGATTGGTCAGTCGTGCCTAGAGTGCTAAAGAGATGGCATTGGTGGTTTTTTTCTTTTGTTTGGGTCCTAGGTGGTGAAAACCTAAGTCTTGCGTCGAACTCTACGTTTGCCCTATGGCTTAAGGATCAGCAATATTCGCTGTCTCACAGAAACAATTTCCCTTCCGGTATTTTTGCCGTTGGTGTGGTCTCTACCATGTTATCAGCAGTATACCTGTACAAGGTGGCCAGATCCAGGCATTGGCATGTCGCCACATTCATCGCGGTAATCATGTGTATCGTGGCAATCATGATCCGAGCCAACCCTATAAAACCATCAGTGATGTTCACAGCCCAGTATCTCGGTGGTGTTGCATACGCCGGTCAAGCTGTGTTCTTCGCTTGGGCCAATATAGTGTGTCATGACGATTTACAGGAAAGGGCCATTGTATTGGCATCTATGAACATGTTCTCCGGTGCGGTCAACGCCTGGTGGTCAatcctcttctttgcagCCACCACGGTCCCCCATTTTGAAAAGGGCTCCTACGCATTGCTGGCCACCTCCATATCCAGCGGACTTGTGTCTGTGTGGATCCGCAAGTTGCAAAACCGGGACAGCTCAAGGAAGCAGAAACTCTCGTACATCGATGCCAACGATATGCTcgatgaagacgatgatgatgacgatgatgatgacgaatATGACGACCAAATTGCTCAAAACCATTCATAA
- the ATG27 gene encoding Atg27p (similar to Saccharomyces cerevisiae ATG27 (YJL178C); ancestral locus Anc_1.160), protein MILKTVIIATLLNLGLVNGLECGKHDILKKYRLNPGAITGSVERDTPPSKTKEEWWFDPCEDSGVTVPSGCDEKDTLCGVTYVTLPGKDALLTQAIDFSREINNAVEEIDGKLRVSLLGSKWGADTFNAQIDFECDTNMKNDEITSNTWQDKQIRLNVKGPSGCLKDDNGGNDDKAPSGKHPQDDKKDKKKGTSWFTWLLTYAMLFTLIYLIVTAYVNTRGGSYQDFREEFIERLMQLVTSLPAFVKEVTSKIFGGSSSHRGGYSAV, encoded by the coding sequence atgatattgaagactGTGATTATAGCGACGTTGTTAAATTTGGGCCTTGTAAATGGGTTGGAATGTGGTAAACATGacattttgaaaaaatacagGTTGAATCCTGGTGCTATAACTGGctctgttgaaagagatacTCCTCCCAGTAAAACTAAAGAAGAATGGTGGTTTGATCCATGTGAAGATTCTGGAGTTACTGTTCCATCTGGATGTGATGAGAAAGACACATTGTGTGGGGTGACCTATGTGACATTACCTGGAAAGGATGCATTATTGACACAGGCAATTGATTTCTCTCGAGAAATTAATAATGCTGTGGAGGAGATTGATGGCAAGCTACGTGTGAGTCTGTTGGGCTCGAAATGGGGTGCTGACACTTTTAACGCACAGATTGATTTTGAGTGTGATACAAATATGAAGAACGATGAGATTACTTCCAATACGTGGCAAGATAAACAAATTCGTTTGAACGTCAAGGGTCCTTCTGGATGcttgaaagatgataatGGTGGAAATGACGATAAAGCTCCCTCTGGTAAACATCCTCAAGACGATAAAAAGGATAAGAAAAAGGGAACTTCTTGGTTTACATGGCTGCTGACCTATGCTATGTTGTTTACATTGATCTATCTGATAGTAACGGCCTATGTTAACACCAGAGGTGGATCTTATCAGGATTTCCGTGAAGAGTTTATAGAACGCCTAATGCAATTGGTTACATCACTACCAGCTTTCGTTAAGGAAGTCACATCCAAGATCTTTGGTGGTAGCTCTTCTCATAGAGGTGGGTATAGTGCTGTGTGA
- the ATP12 gene encoding ATP synthase complex assembly protein ATP12 (similar to Saccharomyces cerevisiae ATP12 (YJL180C); ancestral locus Anc_1.158): MLRLFTRYNTAARPGLSLRPLATQASPLGVDGSTENNLKTETNRLAKTGEKFWEKVSLKDDGSQFLVQLDSKTVLTPLGNALAVDKRRSLLAMLLKKEWTNLPSLAIKTHALPLTSLVSRCIDLENVNKPDSDPEMRAKIGGDREHIANDLLRYLDTDTLLVFCPQAEFEGALRKAQDERYLPIIASVEKFLGQYSTSPIKLRVLDADVDGLRGNSQTNETRKAAKKFLESLSLWDLAIFEKTVLTTKSFICGVLLLQNKALDKSAEGLTSTMESVAQAATLEIIHQTDRWGEVEDTHDVDKRDVRRNIHAAGIVAYK, translated from the coding sequence ATGTTGAGGCTCTTCACTAGGTATAATACTGCGGCAAGGCCTGGATTGAGCCTTAGACCTCTAGCTACACAAGCATCTCCTTTGGGTGTGGATGGTAGCACAGAGAACAACTTAAAGACAGAAACAAACAGATTGGCAAAAactggtgaaaaattttgggaaAAGGTATCGTTAAAGGATGATGGATCACAGTTTCTAGTGCAATTGGATTCCAAGACTGTTTTGACCCCATTGGGGAACGCATTAGCTGTCGACAAGAGGAGAAGTTTGCTGGCGATGCttttaaagaaagaatggACAAATTTGCCCAGTCTGGCAATTAAAACCCATGCTTTACCATTGACTTCATTGGTTTCACGTTGTATAGACCTGGAAAATGTGAATAAACCAGATAGCGATCCTGAGATGAGGGCAAAAATTGGTGGTGACCGTGAGCATATTGCCAACGACTTACTACGTTACTTGGACACAGATACTTTGCTAGTGTTTTGCCCGCAAGCTGAATTCGAAGGAGCTTTGAGGAAAGCACAGGATGAACGTTACCTACCAATCATTGCGTCAGTagagaaatttttgggTCAATATAGCACTTCACCTATCAAATTGAGAGTTTTAGATGCAGACGTCGATGGACTCAGAGGTAACAGTCAAACTAATGAAACAAGAAAAGCAGCaaagaaattcttggagTCCTTATCCTTATGGGATCTAGCAATCTTCGAGAAGACAGTGCTAACcaccaaatctttcatttgtGGAGTGCTACTCTTACAAAATAAAGCGCTGGACAAATCGGCCGAGGGTCTTACGTCGACAATGGAATCTGTTGCTCAAGCTGCTACCTTAGAAATCATACATCAAACAGACAGATGGggtgaagttgaagataCACATGATGTTGACAAGCGTGATGTTAGAAGAAACATACACGCTGCTGGAATTGTAGCTTACAAATAA
- the COY1 gene encoding CCAAT displacement transcription factor COY1 (similar to Saccharomyces cerevisiae COY1 (YKL179C); ancestral locus Anc_1.162), translating to MDLSVYEHALELWSKADLTTLQKQLDKDVIDMKEKETQFLDSRKNLASETKIFKKLASEEKLANVNKIIKHYQQEIDSLTKRSKSSEVILLDLYGKLAEAPDPKPLLQNSLQKLGKTDDSKALREQIELLEDKLAKYADYENLKSRLLDLEQNSAVTLVKRLTAKEQEVNSRWEEKQRNWEERESKLMSQLEKLEKGVSNEGKDQTSGNVTEHNLLEQELETAQSRNFELEKRNEELNVALTKATSNAEQELQLQSRDTKIKQLESENALLSATSEHEHQSHKKIEKQLTEQLAALQAETDSYKSEIKSIRMKLDNYSDYVQLKEELSALKRIEFGTDQDDEENGDDNAQNKVESGIISANKKLQSNLAELRGKLADREEENISLQKQLVELKERVTKTEALNQKLEEDLDKVEEVDQKFNDTASMMSGATRQINNRSGRLSPTSSIAGIPEESEMPTNFGNNTILPIITKQRDRLRGRNTELEKQLRQLGTDKNKLKSEMTKLKTDNTKLYERIRYLSRYSGNTGDASVADVDTEAQYSQIYEDSINPLNTLKKKELEYYKRNRLSLWEKLFLSFARIILANKVTRMAFLLYCIGIHGLILMMSVYVINLSGYMTPEVGIVQSSTGSSRLVQNHNV from the coding sequence ATGGACCTTTCTGTGTATGAGCATGCGTTGGAACTTTGGTCCAAGGCCGATTTGACCACTCTGCAGAAGCAGCTGGATAAAGATGTCATTGATatgaaggagaaagagACTCAATTCCTGGACTCGAGGAAAAATTTGGCATCTGAGACTaagatattcaagaaattggccTCCgaagagaaattggcaAATGTTAATAAGATCATTAAACATTATcaacaagagattgatagCTTAACGAAGAGGTCCAAGAGTTCTGAGGTGATTTTGTTGGATCTTTATGGGAAATTAGCAGAAGCACCGGATCCTAAACCACTGTTGCAGAATTCTTTGCAGAAATTGGGCAAAACCGATGACTCAAAGGCTTTAAGAGAACAGATCGAGTTACTGGAGGATAAATTGGCCAAGTATGCAGATtatgaaaatttgaaatcgaGGTTATTGGATTTGGAACAAAACTCAGCTGTAACCTTAGTAAAACGTTTAACTGCTAAGGAACAGGAAGTGAATTCGAGATGGGAGGAGAAACAACGTAATTgggaagaaagagaatcaaaATTAATGAGCCAGTTGGAAAAATTAGAGAAAGGTGTTTCAAATGAAGGTAAAGATCAGACTTCAGGAAATGTCACTGAGCATAATCTATTGGAGCAAGAGTTGGAAACTGCCCAGTCCAGAAATTTCGAGTTAGAGAAAAGGAACGAAGAGTTGAATGTTGCGTTGACTAAAGCTACAAGCAATGCGGAACAGGAATTACAATTGCAATCCAGGGACACGAAgatcaagcaattggaaAGTGAGAATGCTTTGTTGAGTGCAACATCAGAGCATGAACATCAATCGCATAAGAAAATTGAGAAGCAGTTAACTGAGCAATTAGCAGCACTACAAGCAGAGACCGATTCTTATAAATCagagatcaaatcaatcagGATGAAACTGGATAACTACTCCGACTATGTTCAATTAAAGGAAGAATTATCagcattgaagagaattgaatttggtaCGGAccaggatgatgaagaaaatggcGATGACAATGCTCAAAATAAAGTTGAATCTGGCATAATCTCTGcgaacaagaaattgcaaagTAACCTGGCTGAACTTAGAGGGAAACTGGCCGACagagaggaagaaaacatCTCTTTACAAAAGCAATTAGTCGAATTAAAGGAAAGAGTAACAAAGACAGAGGCTTTAAACCAAAAActcgaagaagatcttgatAAAGTCGAAGAGGTCGATCAAAAATTTAATGATACAGCAAGCATGATGTCCGGAGCGACAAGACAAATAAATAACCGCTCAGGCAGACTATCTCCCACAAGTTCCATTGCGGGGATTCCCGAAGAATCTGAAATGCCCACAAATTTCGGCAACAATACGATCTTACCCATTATCACCAAGCAACGTGATAGACTACGTGGCAGAAATACTGAGTTGGAGAAGCAATTAAGGCAACTTGGCACTGATaagaacaaattgaaaagtgaaATGACCAAATTAAAGACAGATAATACCAAACTTTATGAACGTATACGCTACCTCTCCCGATACAGCGGTAACACCGGAGACGCATCTGTAGCCGATGTTGATACAGAGGCTCAATATTCGCAAATATATGAAGACTCAATTAATCCTTTGaacactttgaagaagaaagaactAGAGTATTACAAGAGGAACAGATTGTCCTTATGGGAAAAGTTGTTTTTGAGTTTCGCTAGAATAATTCTCGCGAATAAAGTGACAAGAATGGCATTCCTATTGTATTGCATTGGTATACATGGTCTCatcttgatgatgagcGTGTATGTAATCAATTTAAGTGGTTACATGACGCCGGAAGTCGGTATTGTACAGTCATCGACAGGGTCTTCAAGATTAGTTCAGAACCACAACGTTTAA
- the RBH1 gene encoding Rbh1p (similar to Saccharomyces cerevisiae YJL181W and YJR030C; ancestral locus Anc_1.157), giving the protein MTSGQGCRYSGRDLLETLKRLNGLCSALKQNRTSSLDPMAQFCVQTDGMARNLQFLIEKHLKLQLDDISALQRSFSDVQILNSYNEVLLTSTKLIFSVETPFFRLGKRPEFAVHLVKLYTILTGFQGSLGVRATQLSSVIHAFEYQFNQSFNIANCNVLRLDQVHDLLSHSFDLVSPPLIDINDVTKRDYFRLSMNKYNVDHQLVEILQFSSGELAIFKVNFGEIPNLGAPPSQQLTTLAQGNYNILNLGRTLLFPILRECDLEIINNLSSGTELKTTTGNGICLKLQCVDPVQWESHWKICFKRLFDKSDVILLTPRSYSSASLAKSSHVFQSFKLKHSKLEELRPASNTGLPLKIPQPALAAEEDKESVQKSPPQVVRSGLRRSKPLRRPLSVLMGINEEEEKKRLMKAPISPDKQLTPPSYEDLESFNCEKLLELDKTIQMEMSPVSMGSAVMQQVKSASQHSSLDQIAPTLGQDIELGDEESVLSLDEEDSLSDSGSTFNPSADFYKPTLYRRKSTSLLSLFSSKNKKKLVVDTAAANASVTSVTSSRSNTPSSAKSGLPTCATTKDFELLPRTIDLNNDLAIFESENIKASLWDGRQWMKFGADSLKVSILKSDEDKTVMVLYERKDESKCIFAAHISPKWKCSKAAAQDLQIVIPTQNFIVSILPPGSNTINMRSSAAEKLKNSLQHCIKGNLPSFIPSSQTAATLSSVPSTFSSRGVTRSSTALSELANFKNKPDAVDSHLLLPSVKVKIHKKVGEKGWQAQKIGFIDIFSQEYKGSAIAVKFEYFGGNEETEKPLTFCSHINGVHRIGRTGLLVASEGEERLLEFMNNIVAGQVYKLIKPF; this is encoded by the coding sequence ATGACTTCAGGCCAGGGATGCAGGTACTCTGGGAGAGACCTtttggagactttgaaaagattgaatgGATTATGTTCAGCGTTGAAACAGAATAGGACTTCGAGTTTGGATCCAATGGCACAGTTCTGCGTCCAAACGGATGGGATGGCCAGAAATTTGCAGTTTCTGATAGAAAAGCACTTGAAACTACAATTGGATGATATTTCTGCTTTACAAAGATCGTTCTCAGACGTTCAAATATTAAACTCCTATAATGAAGTGCTGCTGACCTCGACTaaattgatcttttccgTGGAGACACCCTTCTTTAGACTCGGCAAAAGACCTGAGTTTGCCGTACATCTGGTGAAACTTTACACCATATTAACAGGGTTTCAGGGAAGCCTGGGTGTGAGAGCGACCCAATTGAGCTCTGTGATCCATGCATTCGAGTACCAGTTCAATCAGAGCTTCAATATTGCAAATTGCAACGTTCTGCGACTTGATCAAGTTCACGATCTATTGTCGCACTCGTTCGATTTGGTGTCACCGCCGCTGATTGACATTAATGATGTGACCAAACGTGATTATTTCAGGCTCTCTATGAACAAATATAACGTGGATCACCAATTGGTTGAAATACTTCAGTTTTCCAGCGGTGAATTGGCCATCTTTAAAGTGAACTTTGGCGAAATACCTAACTTAGGAGCTCCACCGTCTCAACAGCTAACGACGCTAGCTCAGGGAAATTATAATATATTGAATCTAGGAAGGACTTTGCTGTTTCCTATTCTGAGAGAGTGTGACTTGGAGATTATTAACAATCTCTCGTCGGGCACAGAGCTCAAGACCACCACAGGAAATGGTATTTGTCTTAAATTACAATGTGTCGATCCCGTGCAATGGGAAAGTCACTGGAAGATCTGCTTCAAAAGACTTTTTGATAAGAGCGATGTGATACTATTGACTCCCAGAAGCTACTCTTCAGCATCATTAGCTAAGTCATCGCAtgttttccaaagcttcaaattgaaacaTAGCaagttggaagaattgagaCCTGCATCAAACACAGGGCTTCCATTGAAAATACCACAGCCAGCTTTGGCCGCCGAAGAAGATAAGGAGTCCGTTCAGAAGAGTCCTCCACAAGTGGTACGATCTGGCCTGAGGAGGTCGAAACCATTGAGAAGACCTTTATCCGTGTTGATGGGAATtaatgaggaagaagagaagaagcgTTTGATGAAAGCTCCAATTTCACCTGATAAGCAATTGACACCCCCATCCTATGAGGATCTTGAATCATTCAACTGCGAAAAGCTCCTCGAGCTTGATAAAACCATCCAGATGGAAATGTCCCCAGTATCTATGGGAAGCGCTGTGATGCAGCAGGTCAAATCGGCATCACAACattcatctttggatcaaattGCCCCAACGTTAGGGCAGGATATAGAACTTGGCGATGAAGAGAGTGTTCTCTCactggatgaagaggacAGTCTTTCCGACAGTGGTTCCACTTTCAACCCGAGTGCCGACTTTTACAAACCGACGTTATACCGCCGGAAGTCCACTTCTCTATTAAGCTTATTCAGCAGTaaaaacaagaaaaaattAGTAGTGGATACAGCAGCTGCTAATGCATCAGTAACGAGTGTTACAAGCTCGAGATCGAACACTCCGTCATCGGCAAAAAGCGGCCTACCAACTTGTGCTACCACGAAGGATTTTGAACTATTGCCTCGaacaattgatttgaataACGATTTGGCCATCTTTGAGAGTGAAAATATCAAGGCATCTTTGTGGGACGGGCGGCAATGGATGAAATTTGGAGCAGACTCTCTAAAGGTGAGTATTCTTAAGtcagatgaagataagACTGTTATGGTTCTATATGAGAGAAAGGATGAATCAAAGTGTATATTTGCTGCGCACATCTCCCCCAAATGGAAGTGTTCAAAGGCAGCTGCACAAGATCTCCAAATTGTCATACCCACTCAGAATTTCATTGTCAGCATTTTACCGCCAGGTAGTAATACAATAAACATGAGAAGCAGTGCGGCAGAGAAACTAAAAAACTCCCTTCAGCATTGCATAAAGGGTAATTTGCCGAGCTTCATCCCATCATCTCAAACAGCAGCGACTCTATCCAGTGTACCATCAACATTTTCGAGCCGTGGAGTCACACGTTCATCAACAGCTTTATCTGAGCTTGcaaatttcaaaaacaagCCAGATGCCGTTGATTCACACCTTTTGCTACCATCCGTGAAGGTCAAGATTCATAAGAAGGTCGGCGAAAAAGGTTGGCAAGCTCAAAAGATTGGTTTCATCGATATTTTCTCCCAGGAATACAAGGGATCTGCGATTGCAGTGAAATTCGAATATTTCGGCGGTAATGAAGAGACTGAGAAGCCACTAACGTTTTGCAGTCATATAAACGGCGTTCATAGGATTGGCAGAACCGGTCTCCTAGTGGCATCCGAGGGTGAAGAACGACTACTAGAGTTTATGAATAACATTGTTGCCGGTCAAGTATacaaattgatcaaacCGTTCTGA
- the TDEL0G02000 gene encoding 60S ribosomal protein uL22 (similar to Saccharomyces cerevisiae RPL17B (YJL177W) and RPL17A (YKL180W); ancestral locus Anc_1.161), whose protein sequence is MARYGATSTNPAKSASARGSYLRVSFKNTRETAQAINGWELQRAQKYLGQVLEHQRAIPFRRFNSSIGRTAQGKEFGVTKARWPAKSVKFVQGLLQNAAANAEAKGLDATKLYVSHIQVNQAPKQRRRTYRAHGRINKYESSPSHIELVVTEKEENVEKAAEKKVVRLSSRQRGRIAAQKRIAA, encoded by the coding sequence ATGGCTAGATACGGTGCTACCTCTACAAACCCAGCTAAGTCTGCTTCTGCTCGTGGTTCCTACTTGCgtgtttctttcaagaacaCTAGAGAGACAGCTCAAGCTATTAACGGTTGGGAATTGCAAAGAGCTCAAAAATACTTGGGACAAGTCTTGGAACACCAAAGAGCTATTCCATTCAGAAGATTTAACTCTTCCATCGGTAGAACTGCTCAAGGTAAGGAATTCGGTGTCACCAAGGCTAGATGGCCAGCAAAGTCTGTCAAGTTCGTCCAAGGTTTGCTACAAAACGCTGCAGCTAACGCTGAAGCTAAAGGTCTAGACGCTACCAAGTTGTACGTTTCCCACATTCAAGTTAACCAAGCTCCaaagcaaagaagaagaacttaCAGAGCTCACGGTAGAATTAACAAGTACGAATCTTCTCCATCTCACATCGAATTGGTCGTTACTGAAAAGGAGGAAAACGTTGAGAAGgctgctgaaaagaaagtGGTTAGATTGTCTTCCAGACAAAGAGGTAGAATTGCTGCTCAAAAGCGTATTGCCGCTTAA
- the MNN11 gene encoding alpha-1,6-mannosyltransferase (similar to Saccharomyces cerevisiae MNN11 (YJL183W); ancestral locus Anc_1.156): MTFKPKSKFKSGSRTSKNWLSRFLKMCGFPTRLGPFSRLQGRLIVIISGMLLSLYLLSNLFTFGHVARRTYPVEHGHYINEIPASSSLIYPAIEHAPVLKEIGVRGLFTLRTDVEGRSSYILNPSDKPLSDDEKKKTSDQILLVKKSFLDHGKLVYRKSVATPEIVIVTLLDFESFDLDTIVSVVQNRVDYAQRHKYGVYMRWIQEFTPLLENQELQASQEFIKPLIMRAAIHAFPQAKYVFFVDQHSLIMNLDLTLQQHLLDPSVLDMALLKNVPVTPNSNIKTYQHFNVETTRIIIPQSPSGQLDLSSIVVSTDLYGKAFLEYMIDPLFRSYDWEGFSSSVAHFLQWHPQFLGKTALVIQKLIAAPFDVSKPLDQATSDDTLDAVHYSPGDFVVSLKGCKLRGTCAADIAFYYNSIQKN, translated from the coding sequence ATGACGTTCAAACCGAAATCAAAGTTTAAGTCCGGGTCTAGGACGTCTAAAAACTGGCTTTCCAGATTTTTAAAGATGTGTGGCTTTCCAACGAGACTGGGTCCCTTCAGTCGTCTACAGGGTAGACTGATTGTCATTATCAGTGGGATGCTGCTGTCACTTTACCTATTGAGCAACTTGTTCACCTTCGGGCATGTAGCGCGGAGAACCTATCCAGTGGAACATGGTCACTACATCAATGAGATCCCAGCGTCTAGTTCTTTGATATATCCAGCTATTGAACACGCACCTgtgttgaaagagattggtGTGAGAGGTCTATTTACTTTAAGAACTGATGTTGAGGGACGATCGTCTTATATCTTGAATCCATCAGATAAGCCTTTGTccgatgatgaaaagaaaaagacATCTGATCAGATCctgctggtgaagaaatcgTTTTTGGATCATGGTAAGTTGGTTTACCGCAAGAGTGTTGCCACTCCTGAAATCGTTATAGTCACATTGCTTGATTTCGAGAGTTTTGACTTAGATACTATTGTCTCTGTCGTTCAAAACAGAGTCGATTACGCACAAAGGCACAAGTATGGTGTCTACATGCGTTGGATCCAAGAGTTCACACCACTTCTGGAAAATCAGGAACTACAAGCCTCtcaagaattcatcaaaccACTTATTATGAGGGCTGCAATTCATGCTTTCCCACAAGCAAAGTATGTGTTCTTTGTCGATCAACATTCATTGATTATGAATTTGGATTTGACATTGCAACAACATTTGCTAGATCCTTCAGTGCTCGATATGGCTTTGCTGAAGAACGTTCCTGTGACTCCAAACTCAAACATCAAGACTTATCAGCATTTTAACGTCGAAACCACAAGAATTATAATACCTCAAAGTCCAAGCGGACAATTAGATCTGTCGTCGATAGTCGTCTCCACAGACCTCTACGGTAAGGCATTCTTAGAATACATGATTGATCCTCTCTTCAGAAGTTACGACTGGGAAGGTTTTTCTTCCAGTGTGGCGCATTTTCTACAATGGCACCCACAATTTCTCGGTAAAACCGCACTCGTGATCCAGAAACTTATTGCAGCACCATTTGACGTATCCAAACCACTAGATCAAGCCACTTCCGATGATACTCTAGATGCCGTACACTACAGTCCAGGCGACTTTGTCGTGTCGCTTAAGGGCTGTAAACTAAGAGGCACCTGCGCAGCAGACATCGCATTCTACTACAACAGCATCCAGAAAAACTAA